Genomic window (Paraglaciecola psychrophila 170):
AACGTTAAGAATTGCACGCTTGTTTACATTTATTTGGAAGTAACACAATGTTAAAAATATCAAAATTATTAAGTATTACATTATTAAGCACAGCACTGAGTGCTTGCTCAAGTTTACAGCTATTGCAGGGCATGAATCCCCTGAGTGCTCTTAATAGTAAAAATCCAAATAACGAAAGGTTTTGCGCTAACGATGATGGTACGTTCCATACCTGTCAAGATATGGTGCTACATAATATAGAAATGAAACCTCATCCAAGTTTATTTAGCACCGATTTACACTTTAATAGACTAGCTGAATATACCGAACAAATGACAGCAGACTTGCAAAATGATGTTCGAGGTATACAGGTTGATCAACCAATAGTCGTGGCTTCATTTGTGCATTTAGATTCGTCATTACAAAACACCGATTCACTAGGCATCCAATTAGCCGAATCTTTTATCAACGAACTGCAACAAACAGGGCTGCCCGTCGCAGATCATAAGTTAATGGGTGTACTTGATGTTAACGACAAAGGCGATTTTGCATTTTCACGCAACATGGTGCAATTTTATAATGATGTGAATATTGGGTATGTGTTAACTGGAACTATGCAGAGAAATAGCAGAGGTTTGGTTGTTAATGCCCGTATAATTAACTTTAAAACCAATGCAGTGGTAGCCTCTTCCTCAAAATTTTTACCTAATATAGTGGTAAACGGTTTAATGTGATTGTGTGGTGGACTACGAACTGGTTGGGCTTGACTTGTTTTACTCATTCGAATGAATCAAGGTCTTTACACTTCAAGATTAAGACAATATTCCTTAGTATGGCAATGAACTTCATAAGTGATAATAAATACTTATACGTTAAGTGTTAAAGCAGTAGGATATTATCAACTCAATATGAAAGTGAATATTGGCTGAATTTGTTGTCTGCTAAACGTAGCTTAACCACTTCTAACAGACAGTTAATTTACTCTATCAACCTTATAGAGCGAACCAGTTAAAATCGTGTTATTTATAAAGTAATGGAACGTAAGTTGTCGATTAAAGTGACTAAATTTACCTATACAGCCAATTTTTATAGTTTTGGGGAATTATCTAAGCGGGGAGAAAACCTTATAGAATCAGGTTAAAACCCAATTAAAACAATGAATTAGGAGTGTTAAAAAAATAAGGTGGTTGTCAATAAACATTTCATTAAGTTTTTTTTAAAATAAAATTAAGTCTTGATGGTGTACTGCCGATAAGTATTGTAAGAGCGATAATACCCTGCACATAGAGTGGTGCAGGGGCAGCAAACATTAATTAGATTACAATTTGTGATTTGCGGTGGCTTCCTCTATTTTACTAAAGATAACTCAAGATAGTCGTTAAGGTTAATATACAGCTTTAGCGTTATAAAAATTGTTGATTGAAGAGCATGAATTCATTTCTAATTAAAGCTTTAACAATTAACACAACTTTGTAACTTTGTTAAATAGGAGCGTTGCTATGCAACCAACACAAAGATTTAAAAAAACGCTACTAGCAAGTGCCGTAATATTCGGCACAGGTATTACCCTTAATGCTAGTGCAGCTACATTCCCAGTTATAGGTGAAGCCATTCCAGATGTAACGGCTGCCCCAGTTGCTGGCTTTACCCAAGTGTCGTTTGGCACTGGTGTTATAGGCAATAAAAACGGCCAATCTTGTATCATGCAGGGTATATCCGAGATAGATGAGGCTGTCCTGCTGTTTGACGAAGGCCAAGATGCCGCCAATGCTAATGCTGGTAATGTAAATGGTAGCGCTACAGTTGGTTCTACTGTGGGTTCATTAAGTGGCAATGCTTGTGTAAACGGACCTGGTGGTGAGGTGATGCTCATTGAGATAGATGGTGCCGATGCTTCAACAGTCTCTGTTACGGTGAATGATGTTACCGGTACGGGCTGGACATATACACCAACGGCTCAAAGTTGCGTAGTGAAATTTAGTGGCAATGATACGGTGGATGCCGATTCATGTGAATCGTTAGAACTTAACACGGTTACCGGTATACCTATGTCATTAGCTCAAATAGATGGGACCGGGACTGGTTCTGCCGAAGTAAATACAGCGGAGACAGGTTATGAGGCTATGACGGGTAAAACCCGTATGATCCTTGCAGGCTCTATTACCTTATCGGCTGATTTAGGACAAGGTACTGTATTCAACACTGATAACATAATTGTGCAAGTAACTTACGAATAGGAATAATACGATGAAATCACTTACTATATTAAAAAAAGCAACGCCGTTATTCTTATTAACGGCAATGAACTCGGCAATAGCGACAGATGTTTTAGTACCAATTAATTTTACTACATTGCCGGTGATCAGTATCGTACCAATACAAGCGCTGGACTTTGGTAGCGTACTGTCCTTATCTCTAGCGGATGAGTGTATCATGGATGCCACAGATGGTGGTTCAGGCACAACTCTCACAGCGGCTCAAGAAGGGGTGGACGCAACCAATACTACTATCTTTAATTCTACAGCTGGAGCTGCAAATGATGTAGGTGCATTAACAGGTGATTGTCTTGGTGGTGCCGACGGACAAGTAGGTATTTACGAAATAACGTCATTTGCAGATGCCAATATTGTCGTTTCAGTAACAGCAGGCGTTGATACTGATATTAGCTTTGCACCAACTGGTTATGTAACAGACCAATTGGATGAAACGACCTCTGGAGTTTTTAGCAGAAACACCTTGGAAATTGGAACTGATGCCACAGTTAACGCTTCAGCTACTCTTACTGCCTTTGGCCAAGCGGGAACAAGCAGAGCGATTGTTGGTGGCAAGATAACTAATTTTGCACCTCTAACCGCAGGTGCCCCTTATGCAACGGATTTCAACCTGAATGTGGTTTATTTATAAAACTGCTTTAACTCTAAAAACTCGCTACCATGCAAATGGTAGCGAGTTTTTTCTGAGCTGAAAATGAAAAAACACAGCATATTAAGGTATTGATTTAACATACAAAGTGGAGTGATATCGACATGCGGCTACCCTAGCATAGGCAAGTCGAATAGTTATTTAAGGCTTAACGCTTTACTAATAGCTACTTTTCCGGTGTTAACGCCATACTCAGCTCTTCTGGCTGAATAATTCCCCTAAGTGAATTCGTTATAAGTACCATCAAACGCTTGTCCTTGTGCACTATGGCACTATGCTTTTAACGCTTACCTATTAATGCTGCTTTATTTCTGTTAATTGCGACTCGTCACGATATACACGGTGATGAGTTTTTCTAAGTAAAAAATAAAATTGGTTTGTTTTTTGCTTATTGACACTGTGGCTATAATAAAATTTTTTTGAGGTAACGATGAAAAAGTGGATCATATTAAGTATTTTGTTCAGTATGCAAAGTGAGGCGGCATCAGTAGGCACCTATCGCATCTATTTAGATAGTGAACATCGGCAACAAAAATTCATGGTAAAAAACAACAGCGCAGACCATGAAAAATGCAATATATCATTCGATTATATGGCTTACGAAGAAGGAGGAGGGGAAGTTATTAAACTATCCAGCGAAGAGAAAGTTGCCTTGTCAACACCAGCAACAAAACGCTTACGTTACTCGCCAAGGCAATTCACTATAAAACCGAAATCCGCTCAGTATGTTGCGTTCAATTACAAGCGTCAAATTAATGACAATCCAGCCGAGTATCGTACTTATGCAAATATCAAATGCCTTAAAGTGGATCCGCTAGTAAAAGAAGGTTTAAATTTAACGCCTTCAATTATGCATTCTGTGCCCTTAGTTATTCGCACTGGTAAGTCTACAGATTTAGAGGCCAACCTTGTTTTTAGTCAAATAAAGCAGCTAGCAAACAGGGTTGCTTTTCGGCTAGAGCATCAAGGGAATCGCTCGGTATATGGTGATTTACACCTTATCAATGCTAACGGCGATAAACTTAAACTTTTACAGAAAAATATCGTAATTTACCCTGAAATGAAATATAAAAATTTCAATTTTTCATTAGCCGGCTTTAACAGCAAAAACATGAAAGTTGTGTTTCAAGAAACAGGTAATTATAGCGCTATAAAGCAGTTTAGCTTGCCTTTAAAAGGAAAGTTATAATGAAGAAGCCGCGCATCACTTTTCGTTCATTCATTTTGTTTGTTTTACTTAATTGCGTCATAATTGACGCTTACAGTATATCAATCAGTACCCGAAGATTGTATCTAGACCCTAAGAGCAACTCGACTTTTATACGCGTTCACAACATGGAAGATGGAATACAAAACTGTAAAGTGAGTATAAAAGAGACCTTTATTAACAAGCTAGGCAATATAACGTTAGTTACCAGTGATGAAGTGACTGCAAATAGTGCTAAGCCCTTAGTTAGGCTAGCACCTAAGCGGTTTACTTTAGGAACAAGAAAGCACCAAATGGTGAAGCTGTTATATCGGCGCAAACCGGGGCTTGAAAATGGCGAATATCGAGGGGTATTGGCGATCCAATGCAAGGAAAAAACAGAAAAAAGTGCTCGTCAGGTGACCATTGAACCGTCATTGATACACAATGTACCCGTGATCGTACGCACGGGAAAGCTGCCTATTCAGGCTGAGTTTGTTTCTACTGCAATTAATGGCAATACATTACACCTTGAATTAAAAATTCAAGGTCAGCGTTCTCTCA
Coding sequences:
- a CDS encoding FlgO family outer membrane protein → MLKISKLLSITLLSTALSACSSLQLLQGMNPLSALNSKNPNNERFCANDDGTFHTCQDMVLHNIEMKPHPSLFSTDLHFNRLAEYTEQMTADLQNDVRGIQVDQPIVVASFVHLDSSLQNTDSLGIQLAESFINELQQTGLPVADHKLMGVLDVNDKGDFAFSRNMVQFYNDVNIGYVLTGTMQRNSRGLVVNARIINFKTNAVVASSSKFLPNIVVNGLM
- a CDS encoding fimbrial biogenesis chaperone; the protein is MKKPRITFRSFILFVLLNCVIIDAYSISISTRRLYLDPKSNSTFIRVHNMEDGIQNCKVSIKETFINKLGNITLVTSDEVTANSAKPLVRLAPKRFTLGTRKHQMVKLLYRRKPGLENGEYRGVLAIQCKEKTEKSARQVTIEPSLIHNVPVIVRTGKLPIQAEFVSTAINGNTLHLELKIQGQRSLTGKVAVINSATGEVIFERNNLSIYAEQPLKKFEFALGEYQNTPLLVKFTEDPKMGGDLMIQQPVN